A region of Sneathiella limimaris DNA encodes the following proteins:
- the ruvC gene encoding crossover junction endodeoxyribonuclease RuvC: MRLLGLDPGLRFTGWGIIEAKGNSLRHLGNGAIASDASDDLSARLVQLYEGLEKVIADWQPDEAAVEETFVNKNPVSTLKLGQARGVSLLVPALHNLSVTEYAPNKIKKSVVGAGHAGKDQIHAMVSMLLPGCKISNEHAADALAVAICHAHYASTNKSLKAATQMAGGRP; this comes from the coding sequence ATGCGTCTGCTTGGCTTGGATCCGGGATTACGCTTTACCGGATGGGGCATAATTGAAGCAAAGGGGAATTCTCTCAGGCATCTGGGGAATGGGGCTATCGCCTCTGACGCATCTGATGATCTTTCTGCCCGGCTAGTGCAGCTGTATGAAGGACTTGAAAAGGTAATTGCTGACTGGCAACCAGATGAGGCAGCAGTTGAGGAAACCTTTGTGAATAAAAATCCTGTCTCAACCTTAAAACTTGGGCAGGCTCGTGGCGTGTCACTGCTTGTGCCCGCGCTTCATAATCTTTCAGTCACTGAATATGCTCCAAATAAAATCAAGAAATCTGTGGTTGGTGCGGGGCATGCAGGAAAAGACCAAATCCACGCTATGGTCAGTATGTTGTTACCGGGATGTAAAATTTCTAACGAGCATGCTGCTGATGCGCTTGCCGTCGCTATCTGCCATGCGCATTATGCGAGTACGAATAAAAGCCTGAAGGCTGCAACTCAGATGGCGGGAGGTCGTCCTTGA
- a CDS encoding YebC/PmpR family DNA-binding transcriptional regulator, translating into MAGHSQFKNIMHRKGAQDKKRAKIFAKHIRELTVAAKTGLPDPAMNPRLRTAIAAARSDNMPKDNIDRAIKRAAGDTDGGSFDEIRYEGYGPGGVAMIVEALTDNKNRTAAEVRAAFSKSGGSLAETGAVGFMFDQIGQVIYTAEEIDADDIFEAALEAGAENVESSDEMHEVTCSREDFNDVQSALEDKFGTPQEAGIIWKPNVTVDVETEDKANSIFKLVDVLEDNDDVQKVFANFDIPDEVMEKLGDS; encoded by the coding sequence ATGGCAGGACATTCACAATTTAAAAATATTATGCATCGCAAGGGCGCGCAGGATAAGAAACGTGCCAAAATTTTTGCCAAGCATATTCGCGAACTGACTGTAGCCGCAAAAACTGGCTTGCCGGATCCTGCCATGAACCCACGATTGCGGACAGCGATTGCGGCAGCCCGTTCAGATAATATGCCGAAAGACAATATCGACCGGGCGATTAAGCGGGCTGCAGGCGATACGGATGGCGGGAGCTTTGATGAGATCCGTTATGAAGGCTATGGTCCAGGCGGCGTTGCCATGATTGTGGAGGCGTTGACTGATAACAAGAACAGAACAGCTGCAGAAGTTCGGGCTGCATTTTCAAAATCCGGTGGATCTCTTGCTGAGACTGGTGCAGTTGGCTTCATGTTCGATCAGATCGGTCAGGTGATTTACACCGCTGAAGAGATTGATGCGGATGACATTTTTGAAGCCGCTTTGGAAGCTGGTGCTGAAAATGTTGAAAGTTCAGATGAAATGCATGAGGTCACTTGTTCTCGTGAAGATTTCAACGATGTTCAAAGTGCGTTGGAAGATAAGTTTGGGACTCCACAGGAAGCAGGCATTATCTGGAAGCCAAACGTCACTGTAGATGTTGAAACAGAAGATAAGGCAAATTCTATCTTTAAGCTGGTTGACGTGCTGGAAGATAATGATGATGTGCAAAAGGTATTTGCCAACTTTGATATTCCTGATGAAGTCATGGAAAAGTTGGGTGACTCATAA
- a CDS encoding TIGR00282 family metallophosphoesterase gives MRVLYCGDVVGRSGREVVIEKVPELRKSLKLDFVVVNGENAASGFGITEKITNSFYESGVDCIVLGNHSFDQKEIMNIMSSDKKLIRPVNYPEGTPGRGAAVFKTARGKSILIIQAMGRVFMDPLDDPFAAVDRLLNGNRLGSQHDFILVDLHAEATSEKMAMGHFCDGRASAVVGSHQHVPTADAMIFPGGTAYQTDAGMCGDYHSVIGMQKDEPLRRFTRKIPGGRFTPALGAATLCGILIETNDETGLATSIEPIRIGGHLKPTL, from the coding sequence GTGAGAGTTTTATATTGTGGTGATGTGGTCGGGCGCTCGGGGCGTGAGGTCGTTATTGAAAAAGTGCCGGAGCTTCGGAAGTCTCTCAAGCTTGATTTCGTGGTTGTCAACGGTGAAAACGCCGCCTCGGGTTTTGGGATCACTGAGAAAATTACCAATTCTTTCTATGAAAGCGGTGTTGACTGCATTGTCCTCGGTAATCATAGCTTCGATCAGAAGGAGATTATGAATATCATGTCTTCTGATAAAAAGCTGATCCGCCCTGTAAACTATCCTGAAGGTACACCTGGTCGTGGTGCGGCCGTTTTTAAGACAGCACGTGGGAAATCCATACTTATTATTCAGGCGATGGGTAGAGTTTTTATGGATCCGCTGGATGATCCTTTTGCGGCTGTCGACAGATTATTAAACGGGAATCGTTTAGGCAGTCAGCATGATTTTATTCTAGTTGATCTGCACGCTGAAGCGACATCAGAGAAGATGGCAATGGGTCATTTCTGTGATGGCAGGGCATCTGCTGTTGTCGGAAGTCATCAACATGTTCCAACAGCGGATGCGATGATTTTCCCAGGTGGCACAGCCTATCAAACAGATGCAGGGATGTGTGGCGACTACCATTCTGTCATTGGGATGCAAAAAGACGAGCCACTGAGGCGTTTTACTCGGAAAATTCCGGGTGGAAGATTTACGCCAGCTCTCGGAGCGGCGACACTTTGTGGCATTCTGATTGAAACAAATGATGAAACCGGATTGGCCACTTCGATTGAACCAATTCGGATTGGTGGTCACTTAAAACCGACACTCTAA
- a CDS encoding 5-formyltetrahydrofolate cyclo-ligase yields MTDISRKKQDQRSYSLEKRKQLKDEMAAEFAAGLFFDRIPVGESSAVSLYIPIGSELDTQPLITKLADIEGVRCLLPVIEERDTPLIFRVWKPGQPLVKAGFKTVEPSRDAPEAIPDILVVPLLAFDERGYRMGYGGGFYDRTLAVLRAQKSIQAVGYAYEGQRVEEVVIDEYDQPLDWVVTEKKVRKFR; encoded by the coding sequence TTGACGGACATTTCCAGAAAGAAGCAGGATCAACGCTCTTACTCTCTGGAAAAGCGCAAGCAGTTGAAAGATGAAATGGCGGCTGAATTTGCTGCCGGTTTGTTTTTTGACAGAATCCCGGTTGGAGAGAGTTCAGCGGTTTCACTATATATTCCTATTGGAAGTGAACTGGATACCCAGCCTCTAATTACAAAGTTGGCTGATATCGAAGGGGTTCGTTGCCTTTTACCGGTTATTGAGGAGCGCGACACACCCTTAATCTTCCGGGTTTGGAAACCTGGCCAGCCACTTGTTAAGGCTGGTTTTAAGACCGTCGAGCCTTCGAGAGATGCTCCAGAAGCTATTCCCGATATTTTAGTGGTTCCGCTTTTGGCATTTGACGAACGAGGCTATCGGATGGGTTATGGCGGTGGATTTTATGATCGAACTCTTGCAGTTTTGAGAGCGCAAAAATCTATTCAAGCTGTTGGTTATGCCTATGAGGGGCAACGTGTCGAAGAAGTGGTTATTGATGAATATGACCAACCGTTAGACTGGGTTGTCACAGAGAAGAAAGTTAGGAAGTTTCGGTGA
- a CDS encoding cell division protein ZapA yields MASVTVKVNGRSYPIICDDGEEDHLLYLAEYVDKKVKDLSEAAGTANEGQLLLMASLLIADDLSQAYETIDGLRDGSKPDAENGQAHLQTIAEQLETIADRLEKA; encoded by the coding sequence ATGGCAAGCGTAACAGTCAAGGTTAATGGGCGATCTTATCCAATCATTTGCGATGATGGCGAGGAAGATCATCTCTTGTATCTTGCCGAATATGTAGACAAAAAAGTTAAAGACTTGAGTGAAGCCGCCGGGACGGCTAACGAAGGACAGTTGTTGTTGATGGCCTCATTGTTGATCGCCGATGACTTGTCCCAAGCTTATGAAACCATTGATGGTCTGCGAGATGGTTCGAAACCGGACGCTGAAAATGGGCAGGCTCACCTTCAAACTATTGCTGAACAATTGGAAACTATTGCAGATCGACTGGAAAAGGCTTAA
- a CDS encoding DUF4164 family protein: MDRGDNTESRIETALKRLHDLSSKLSERPAQGSLMMGDESVLKAEVDNLKVENQLLRQELLELTASYNGLKQATDAASGRLDKAIKNVAELLEQ, encoded by the coding sequence ATGGATAGAGGCGACAACACCGAATCACGGATTGAAACTGCCCTCAAACGGCTGCATGATCTGTCGAGTAAACTGTCTGAGCGCCCGGCTCAAGGTAGCTTGATGATGGGAGATGAGTCTGTCTTGAAAGCTGAGGTGGATAACCTAAAAGTTGAGAATCAACTGTTGCGGCAGGAGCTGTTGGAGTTGACAGCCTCATACAATGGCTTGAAGCAGGCCACTGATGCTGCCTCTGGTCGTTTGGACAAAGCAATTAAAAATGTGGCTGAGCTGTTGGAGCAGTAA
- the tkt gene encoding transketolase, translating to MNESGANTTPSNTKHTEMANAIRALSMDAVQKANSGHPGMPMGMADVATVLYSKFLKFDPAKPNWPDRDRFVLSAGHGSMLLYSLLYLTGYKDMTMEEIKNFRQLGSKTAGHPEFGHASGIETTTGPLGQGLATAVGMALGERMMAARFPNAVDHYTYVIAGDGCLMEGISHEAASFAGHNRLNKLIVLWDDNEISIDGKTSLAVSDAPLKRFESYGWDTYSCDGHDPDSIETAIAAARESNKPSLIACKTTIGFGAPNKKGTSGVHGAPLGEEEIALARKELNWPHAPFEIPVKILDRWRAVGTKGARLSAEWEKTVAEMDADTKSTFDFALSGEVPAELDEALNEYKKSLSENEPAWASRKASQEVLKVINEYVSNTVGGSADLTGSNLTKTDHTKPVTPDDFSGRYVYYGVREFGMAAIMNGLALHKGFIPYGGTFMVFTDYARPAIRLSALMEQRVVYVMTHDSIGLGEDGPTHQPVEHLASLRAMPNTFVFRPADAVETAECWDLALKAKKTPSILSLSRQNLPTVRTDHTAENLSAKGAYELSPASTEAKVTLFATGSEVAIALDAQKVLQSEGIGTRVVSVPCWELFDKQPSAYRKEVLGPNTAKVAIEAACSMGWKKFIGDKGKFIGIDSFGASAPADELYSHFGITSEAIVEAAKKQL from the coding sequence ATGAACGAAAGCGGCGCCAACACCACGCCTTCCAATACCAAACACACGGAGATGGCAAACGCAATCCGTGCACTGTCCATGGATGCCGTCCAAAAAGCAAATTCTGGTCACCCTGGCATGCCCATGGGAATGGCCGATGTTGCAACTGTTCTTTATTCCAAATTTTTAAAATTTGACCCCGCTAAACCAAACTGGCCGGACAGAGATAGATTTGTGCTGTCCGCTGGTCATGGCTCCATGCTGCTTTACTCACTCTTGTATCTCACCGGGTACAAAGACATGACCATGGAGGAAATCAAGAATTTCCGCCAGCTAGGATCTAAAACGGCTGGTCATCCAGAATTTGGACATGCATCTGGCATTGAGACAACAACTGGGCCGCTAGGTCAGGGCCTCGCAACAGCTGTTGGAATGGCATTGGGTGAGCGAATGATGGCCGCCCGTTTCCCGAATGCAGTTGACCATTATACATATGTGATTGCTGGCGACGGTTGTTTGATGGAAGGTATCAGTCATGAAGCGGCGTCCTTTGCAGGTCACAACCGTCTCAACAAGCTGATTGTCCTATGGGACGACAATGAAATCAGCATTGATGGTAAAACAAGTCTTGCAGTCTCTGATGCTCCCCTGAAAAGATTTGAATCCTACGGCTGGGATACTTATAGCTGCGATGGTCATGATCCGGATTCAATTGAAACCGCTATTGCTGCTGCTCGTGAAAGTAACAAACCTTCTCTGATCGCTTGTAAGACAACAATCGGGTTTGGCGCACCTAACAAAAAAGGCACTTCCGGAGTACATGGCGCACCACTTGGTGAAGAAGAGATCGCGCTCGCCCGTAAAGAACTGAACTGGCCTCATGCGCCGTTTGAAATCCCTGTTAAGATTCTGGACCGTTGGCGGGCTGTTGGCACCAAAGGTGCCCGTCTTTCTGCGGAGTGGGAAAAAACAGTCGCTGAGATGGATGCCGACACCAAGTCAACATTTGACTTTGCTCTTTCAGGGGAGGTTCCTGCTGAATTAGATGAAGCGCTTAATGAGTATAAAAAGAGCCTTTCAGAGAACGAACCTGCTTGGGCAAGCCGAAAAGCAAGCCAAGAAGTTCTAAAAGTCATTAATGAATATGTGAGCAACACTGTTGGTGGATCTGCAGACCTTACCGGTTCGAACCTAACTAAGACCGACCATACAAAGCCGGTAACACCTGACGATTTTTCAGGTCGTTATGTTTATTATGGCGTCCGTGAGTTTGGTATGGCCGCGATTATGAACGGCTTGGCCCTGCATAAAGGGTTTATCCCGTACGGCGGAACATTCATGGTATTTACCGACTATGCCCGTCCCGCAATTCGTCTATCTGCCTTGATGGAACAGCGTGTTGTCTATGTGATGACTCATGACTCCATTGGCCTTGGTGAAGATGGTCCAACCCACCAACCTGTTGAACATTTGGCTTCACTTCGGGCGATGCCGAACACATTTGTATTCCGTCCTGCTGATGCTGTTGAAACTGCTGAATGCTGGGATCTGGCCCTGAAAGCGAAGAAAACACCTTCAATTCTCTCGCTAAGCCGACAGAACCTGCCCACAGTTCGGACGGACCACACAGCAGAAAATCTCAGTGCAAAAGGAGCGTACGAACTTTCTCCTGCTAGCACAGAAGCAAAAGTCACATTATTCGCTACCGGTTCTGAAGTTGCGATTGCTCTGGATGCCCAGAAAGTTCTGCAAAGCGAAGGTATCGGTACACGAGTTGTATCCGTCCCGTGTTGGGAGCTATTTGACAAACAACCATCTGCTTATCGAAAAGAAGTTCTTGGACCAAACACTGCGAAAGTTGCTATTGAAGCAGCCTGCAGCATGGGTTGGAAGAAGTTTATTGGAGATAAAGGCAAATTCATCGGCATTGATAGTTTTGGTGCGTCAGCGCCTGCTGATGAACTCTACAGCCACTTTGGTATTACAAGTGAAGCCATCGTTGAGGCGGCGAAAAAACAACTTTGA
- the gap gene encoding type I glyceraldehyde-3-phosphate dehydrogenase, with amino-acid sequence MTVRVAINGFGRIGRNVLRSIYESGRTDVKVVGINDLGSVAANAHLLKYDSVHGPFPGDVKVTDNAIIVNGDVIRVTAERNPADLPWGELEVDVAYECTGIFTHADKAKAHIEAGAKKVLISAPGTEVDLTVVYGVNHDKLEAGHKIVSNASCTTNCLAPVAQVLNDAIGLEHGFMTTVHAYTGDQPVLDTLHSDLRRARAAATSIIPTSTGAAKAVGLVLPELAGKLDGTSVRVPTPNVSMIDLTFVAKKATTAEEVNAAIVEAANGRLKGVLGVCDEPLVSIDFNHNPASSTFDVTQTQVVEGTFVRVLSWYDNEWGFSNRMSDTAVIMANLG; translated from the coding sequence ATGACAGTTCGTGTTGCTATTAATGGTTTTGGCCGTATTGGTCGGAATGTTTTGCGGTCCATTTATGAATCCGGTCGGACAGACGTAAAAGTTGTCGGCATTAACGACCTTGGTTCCGTAGCAGCTAACGCTCATCTTCTGAAATATGATAGCGTTCATGGCCCGTTTCCAGGAGACGTGAAAGTTACTGACAATGCCATTATTGTAAATGGTGATGTCATTCGCGTAACTGCGGAACGCAACCCAGCTGACCTGCCTTGGGGTGAGTTGGAAGTTGATGTAGCTTATGAATGCACAGGTATCTTCACACATGCTGACAAAGCAAAAGCTCACATCGAAGCAGGTGCAAAGAAAGTTCTGATTTCTGCACCTGGTACAGAAGTTGATCTGACCGTCGTTTATGGTGTGAACCACGACAAGCTGGAAGCCGGGCACAAAATCGTTTCTAACGCGTCTTGCACAACAAACTGTCTAGCACCAGTCGCTCAGGTTCTGAACGATGCAATTGGTCTTGAACATGGCTTTATGACGACTGTTCATGCTTACACAGGGGACCAACCAGTTCTGGATACTCTACACAGCGACCTTCGTCGGGCTCGTGCAGCTGCTACATCAATTATTCCAACATCAACAGGCGCAGCGAAAGCCGTTGGTCTTGTTCTACCAGAATTGGCTGGAAAACTTGATGGAACATCTGTTCGCGTTCCAACGCCTAACGTTTCCATGATTGACCTGACTTTCGTTGCCAAGAAAGCCACAACAGCTGAAGAAGTTAATGCTGCAATCGTTGAAGCCGCCAATGGACGCCTGAAAGGTGTGCTTGGTGTGTGCGATGAGCCTCTTGTGTCCATCGACTTCAACCACAACCCAGCAAGTTCAACATTTGATGTGACTCAAACACAGGTCGTCGAAGGAACTTTTGTTCGCGTACTGAGCTGGTACGACAATGAATGGGGCTTCTCCAACCGGATGAGCGATACTGCTGTCATTATGGCGAACCTCGGCTAA
- a CDS encoding phosphoglycerate kinase, which yields MAGYRNLDAIDAQNKTVLVRVDLNVPMKDGAVSDFTRIERVAPTIRELSQKGAKVVLLSHFGRPKGQVVPEMSLAPVATALGDHLNLKVKFIDQCIGETVSTEITSSNAGDIIMLENVRFHAGEEKNDSTFAQEMAKLGDLYVNDAFSCSHRAHASTEALAHLLPAFAGRNMEAELTALEQALGSPERPVIAIVGGAKISTKLDLLFNLIEKVDSLVIGGGMANTFLNAQGIDVGASLCEHDLAETAREILAKAEKVSCEVILQKDAVVAKEFKANADNRTCPVTEVSADEMMLDIGASSAAELSSKLSSCKTLIWNGPLGAFEIEPFGAGTFSIAKEAAKLTKEGKLITVAGGGDTVAALANAGVSEDFTYISTAGGAFLEWMEGKELPGVKALET from the coding sequence ATGGCCGGTTACCGGAACCTTGATGCGATCGATGCGCAAAATAAAACAGTACTGGTTAGGGTTGACCTGAATGTCCCTATGAAAGACGGGGCAGTGTCAGATTTTACCAGAATTGAAAGGGTCGCACCGACCATTCGTGAACTTTCCCAAAAGGGTGCCAAGGTGGTTCTGCTAAGCCACTTTGGGCGTCCAAAAGGTCAAGTTGTCCCTGAAATGTCATTGGCACCTGTGGCAACTGCTCTTGGTGACCATTTGAACTTAAAGGTCAAATTCATCGATCAGTGCATTGGCGAAACCGTTTCAACTGAGATTACTTCGTCAAATGCTGGTGATATCATAATGCTTGAGAATGTTCGTTTTCATGCAGGCGAAGAAAAGAATGACTCTACCTTTGCTCAAGAGATGGCCAAACTAGGCGATCTTTACGTGAATGACGCTTTTTCTTGCTCCCACCGCGCGCATGCTTCAACTGAAGCGCTGGCTCATCTTCTGCCCGCATTTGCTGGCCGCAATATGGAAGCGGAGCTCACAGCACTCGAACAGGCGCTTGGATCTCCAGAACGCCCAGTGATCGCGATTGTGGGCGGAGCCAAAATTTCCACAAAATTGGACCTACTTTTCAACCTGATTGAAAAAGTAGATAGCCTCGTTATTGGCGGCGGAATGGCCAACACCTTCCTGAATGCGCAAGGGATCGATGTCGGGGCCTCACTATGCGAACACGACCTCGCAGAGACCGCTCGGGAAATTCTGGCGAAGGCGGAAAAAGTCAGCTGCGAAGTTATCTTGCAAAAAGATGCTGTCGTCGCCAAAGAATTCAAAGCAAATGCAGACAACCGGACTTGCCCAGTAACCGAAGTTTCTGCAGATGAAATGATGCTGGACATCGGCGCGTCTTCCGCTGCTGAACTCTCAAGTAAATTGAGCTCCTGTAAAACACTGATTTGGAATGGCCCATTGGGCGCGTTCGAAATTGAACCTTTTGGTGCAGGGACATTCTCAATTGCTAAAGAAGCTGCTAAACTGACTAAAGAAGGTAAATTAATCACGGTAGCAGGCGGTGGAGATACGGTCGCAGCCCTGGCCAATGCAGGGGTCAGTGAAGATTTTACTTATATCTCAACTGCAGGAGGCGCCTTCCTGGAATGGATGGAGGGCAAAGAACTTCCAGGAGTGAAAGCACTCGAAACCTAA
- a CDS encoding class I fructose-bisphosphate aldolase, translating into MTEISMENIATMLVTSSKGILAADESTGTIKKRFDTINVESTEETRRDYRELLFTAEDVSDYISGVILYDETIRQTGSNGITLSQTLSSQGIIPGIKVDKGAKPLAFSDGELVTEGLDGLRERLQEYYELGARFAKWRAVISIGDGAPSQYCIDVNAQALARYAALCQEANIVPIVEPEVLMDGDHSIDECYAVTETTLKTVFDELYKQRVVLEQMLLKPNMVVSGKDCPDQAGVEEVAAKTIYCFEQTVPAAVPGIVFLSGGQSEAQATEHLNAMNALGRHPWELSFSFGRALQASALHAWQGKSENVGAAKTAFLNRCRLTSLARDGNYSPDMENN; encoded by the coding sequence ATGACGGAAATTTCCATGGAAAACATTGCCACGATGCTAGTCACCAGCAGCAAAGGGATTCTCGCTGCCGATGAAAGCACAGGCACCATCAAGAAGCGCTTTGATACAATCAACGTGGAAAGCACTGAAGAAACCCGTCGCGACTATAGGGAACTTCTTTTCACCGCAGAGGACGTCTCTGATTATATCAGCGGTGTTATTCTTTATGATGAAACAATCCGACAGACTGGTTCTAACGGAATCACCCTCAGCCAAACTTTAAGCAGTCAGGGGATTATTCCAGGTATCAAAGTCGACAAGGGTGCAAAACCACTAGCGTTCAGTGATGGTGAATTGGTCACGGAAGGCTTGGATGGCTTGAGAGAACGCCTTCAGGAATATTATGAACTTGGCGCACGATTTGCGAAATGGAGGGCTGTTATTTCCATCGGTGACGGCGCACCAAGTCAATATTGCATTGATGTGAACGCGCAAGCCCTTGCTCGCTATGCCGCCCTATGTCAGGAAGCCAATATTGTCCCGATTGTAGAGCCTGAAGTTCTAATGGATGGCGATCATTCAATTGATGAATGTTACGCGGTCACGGAAACCACGCTCAAAACTGTATTTGATGAACTTTATAAGCAGCGTGTTGTTCTAGAACAAATGTTGCTGAAGCCCAATATGGTTGTTTCAGGTAAAGACTGCCCTGATCAGGCCGGTGTTGAAGAAGTCGCGGCGAAAACAATTTACTGTTTTGAGCAAACGGTTCCTGCAGCAGTTCCCGGAATTGTCTTTCTCTCTGGAGGTCAATCAGAGGCACAAGCGACTGAACATCTAAACGCGATGAATGCATTGGGGCGTCACCCTTGGGAACTGAGTTTCTCCTTTGGGCGCGCATTGCAAGCCTCCGCTTTGCACGCTTGGCAGGGAAAATCGGAAAATGTTGGGGCCGCGAAAACAGCTTTTCTCAATCGGTGCCGCCTGACTAGCCTTGCGAGAGATGGAAATTATTCACCAGATATGGAAAACAACTAG
- the thiE gene encoding thiamine phosphate synthase yields the protein MSPPKFEIPVYKEQLNAALNGGDVACFQLRLKDQPKDFIRQACEELMPLVQSNDVAFLVNDDPEIAAEMGADGVHVGQEDTPYKQARNIVGEEAIVGVTCHNSRHLAMVAAEAGADYVAFGAFYPTQTKTPKTTAELDLLQWWSALAETPVVAIGGITVDNAAPLVKSGADFLAVSGGVWNHPEGPEKAVQELNSVIDQVHKT from the coding sequence ATCTCTCCACCAAAGTTTGAGATACCCGTTTATAAAGAACAACTCAACGCCGCACTTAATGGCGGGGATGTGGCCTGTTTTCAGCTGCGCTTAAAGGATCAGCCAAAAGATTTTATCCGGCAGGCATGTGAAGAATTAATGCCTCTGGTCCAATCCAATGATGTCGCATTTCTTGTCAATGATGATCCGGAAATTGCAGCGGAGATGGGCGCAGACGGCGTCCATGTTGGTCAGGAAGATACGCCTTATAAACAGGCCCGAAATATTGTCGGAGAAGAGGCAATTGTTGGGGTGACGTGCCATAATTCACGTCATCTGGCGATGGTTGCGGCTGAAGCAGGTGCAGATTACGTCGCTTTTGGTGCCTTCTATCCCACTCAAACCAAGACACCTAAAACAACTGCAGAACTTGACCTCCTCCAATGGTGGTCGGCCCTTGCCGAAACTCCTGTAGTCGCAATTGGTGGGATAACAGTTGACAATGCCGCTCCACTGGTTAAAAGCGGTGCAGATTTTTTAGCAGTATCAGGCGGTGTGTGGAATCATCCTGAAGGCCCCGAAAAGGCCGTGCAGGAACTGAACAGCGTGATTGATCAGGTTCATAAGACCTGA
- the efp gene encoding elongation factor P — protein MKINGNAIRPGNVIEHKNGLWIAVKIQHTQPGKGGAYLQVELKNLRDGTKLNERFRSSETVERVRLEQKPYQYLYEDGELLTFMDANTYEQVNISKELAGDKTQYLKDGMDLEIEFYEDEALNILLPEHLTFEITETEPTVKGQTAASSYKPAMLENGVRIMVPPFCEAGEKVVVNTETSEYVKRAD, from the coding sequence ATGAAAATTAACGGCAATGCAATTCGCCCCGGCAATGTAATCGAACACAAAAACGGCCTTTGGATCGCAGTGAAAATTCAACATACTCAACCCGGTAAAGGCGGCGCCTATCTGCAGGTTGAACTGAAGAACCTTCGTGACGGAACCAAGCTGAACGAGCGCTTCCGCTCTTCTGAAACAGTCGAGCGTGTCCGCCTGGAACAAAAGCCGTACCAATATCTTTACGAAGATGGCGAGCTGTTGACTTTCATGGATGCCAACACCTACGAACAGGTCAATATCTCTAAAGAACTAGCTGGTGATAAAACTCAGTACCTCAAAGACGGTATGGATCTAGAGATCGAATTCTATGAAGATGAGGCATTAAATATCTTGCTGCCTGAACATCTGACCTTTGAAATCACTGAAACCGAACCAACAGTTAAGGGACAGACTGCTGCGTCTTCCTACAAACCGGCTATGCTGGAAAATGGAGTACGGATTATGGTTCCTCCTTTCTGTGAGGCAGGTGAGAAGGTCGTCGTTAACACCGAAACATCCGAATATGTAAAGCGGGCAGACTAA
- a CDS encoding inositol monophosphatase family protein, whose protein sequence is MARKSALINVMEGAARKAARKLIRDFNEVEKLQVSKKGPADFVSNADTSAEKTIREELARARPNYGFRLEEGGEIEAKDGSHYWVIDPLDGTTNFLHGIPHFAISIGLVEGNNIIAGVILDPVKDELFWAAKGEGAFMNDFRLRVSGRSSMAESLFATGIPFLGKPGHELFLKEANEVMAVSAGIRRMGAASLDLAYVAAGRYDGYWERGLSSWDLAAGVILVREAGGLVSQINGGEKILEEGDVLATNANVNSQLSEILRKARRNN, encoded by the coding sequence ATGGCTCGCAAATCCGCTCTTATCAATGTCATGGAAGGTGCTGCCCGCAAGGCGGCCCGGAAACTTATCCGTGATTTCAACGAAGTTGAAAAACTCCAGGTTTCCAAAAAAGGACCAGCGGATTTCGTTAGCAATGCGGACACTTCTGCAGAAAAGACCATTCGCGAGGAATTAGCTCGAGCACGTCCGAACTATGGTTTTCGGCTGGAAGAAGGCGGTGAGATTGAAGCCAAAGATGGCAGTCACTACTGGGTAATTGACCCGCTTGACGGCACAACAAACTTTCTCCACGGCATCCCCCATTTCGCCATTTCCATCGGCTTGGTAGAAGGCAATAATATCATCGCTGGTGTGATTCTGGATCCTGTAAAAGATGAGCTGTTCTGGGCTGCAAAAGGTGAAGGCGCGTTTATGAACGATTTCCGCCTACGGGTATCGGGTCGTTCAAGTATGGCTGAGTCTTTGTTTGCAACAGGTATCCCATTCCTCGGCAAGCCTGGCCATGAGCTGTTCTTGAAAGAAGCGAACGAGGTTATGGCTGTATCTGCAGGGATCAGACGTATGGGTGCAGCTTCACTTGATCTCGCATATGTGGCTGCTGGCCGCTATGACGGCTACTGGGAACGTGGTCTCTCCTCTTGGGATCTCGCAGCCGGTGTTATTCTGGTTCGCGAAGCCGGTGGCCTGGTCAGTCAGATCAATGGTGGTGAAAAGATCCTGGAAGAAGGCGACGTTTTGGCTACCAACGCCAACGTGAATTCCCAACTTTCAGAAATTTTACGCAAAGCCCGCAGAAACAACTAA